Proteins encoded within one genomic window of Rossellomorea vietnamensis:
- a CDS encoding ZIP family metal transporter: MFQAALWGGVASLSLLIGAFMAIFLHIPKKVVAFIMALGTGLIIGSATFDLLSEAEGKADLLYLISMFLLGALIFTLFEMFISKKGGSERKRSKKNPHGHSGLAIYVGTIMDAIPESIIIGVSFIESQSMQWVFIIAIFISNLPESLSSSIGLKLDHYSTKKILYLWGSVVILSSLSSLLGYALLQDAPESTSYIIGAFGAGGLLAMASSTMMPEAYEEGGPIVGFLSSLGIILSFVLTHMS; the protein is encoded by the coding sequence TTGTTCCAGGCAGCTTTGTGGGGAGGGGTAGCCAGTCTCTCCCTCTTGATCGGGGCGTTTATGGCAATATTTCTTCATATACCAAAAAAAGTGGTAGCGTTTATTATGGCCTTAGGTACCGGCCTGATCATCGGGTCCGCTACTTTTGATCTCTTAAGTGAAGCAGAAGGAAAAGCGGATCTGTTATACCTCATTTCCATGTTCCTTCTGGGTGCCCTCATCTTTACATTATTTGAAATGTTCATTTCTAAAAAAGGTGGAAGCGAAAGAAAAAGGTCGAAGAAGAATCCCCATGGCCACTCGGGGCTCGCCATTTATGTCGGTACCATCATGGATGCGATACCCGAATCCATCATCATCGGCGTCAGCTTTATTGAAAGTCAATCCATGCAATGGGTCTTCATCATCGCTATTTTCATCAGTAATTTGCCTGAATCTTTATCCAGCAGTATTGGGTTAAAGCTCGATCATTACAGCACGAAGAAAATTCTTTACCTATGGGGAAGTGTTGTCATCCTTTCTTCTCTCAGTTCTTTGCTTGGATATGCGTTACTGCAGGATGCCCCTGAAAGCACTTCATACATTATCGGAGCGTTCGGGGCCGGGGGTCTGCTCGCTATGGCGTCTTCAACGATGATGCCGGAAGCATATGAGGAAGGCGGACCCATTGTCGGTTTCCTTTCATCCCTGGGAATCATCCTTTCCTTTGTACTGACACATATGTCATAG